Below is a genomic region from Dechloromonas denitrificans.
CGACCTGCGTTGCGGCCAGCACGGCGCAGCCGCCCGGGAATATTGCATGGACGGCCACGCCTTCCTGGCAGCCGGCCACCGTTTCCGGCCCCATGCCGCCTTTGCCGACGATCAGCTTGACGCCGGTCTGCTTGATGAACTCACGCTCGAATTTTTCCATCCGCATGCTGGTCGTCGGGCCGATGGAGACCATCTCGAAATTGCCGTCGTCCTTTTTGCGGACGATGGGGCCGGCGTGGAAAATCGCCCCGCCTTCGAGGTTGACCGGCAGTTCGCGACCCTGCTCGATCAGGCGGCGGTGCGCCACGTCGCGGCAGGTCACCAGGCGGCCAGTCAGATAAACCACATCGCCAACCTTGAGGTCAGCCAGGTCTTCGTCTTTGATCGGGGTGGTCAGAATCTTTTTCACAGGACGACTCCTTCGTGGGAAATGATTTCGTAGGACATGTCGGCGTTGATCTTGATCTTGCCGCGGCGATGCGCCCAGCAGCCGGTATTGACGGCGACGCCGATGGTCGAGGGGTGGCGGGCGGAGGATTCGATATTGACGCCCATCACGCTGTTGTTGCCGGTCAGGCCTTGCGGGCCGATGCCGATTTCGTTGAGGCCCTGTTCGAGCAGTTCTTCCATCAGCGCGGCCTTGGTATTCGAACTCTTCGAATCGACCGGCCGCAGGATCGCCAGTTTGGACAGACGAGCCGCCGTTTCGACCGAGGTCGACACGCCGACGCCGACCAGCAGCGGCGGGCAGGCATTGACGCCGCGTTCGGTGATGACATCCATGACGAACTCGGCGACGCCTTCGTAACCTTGCCCCGGCATCAGCACCTTGGCCGCGCCGGGCAGCGTGCAGCCGCCGCCGGCCATGTACACGTCGATGGTGCAGCTATCCAGTTCCGGCGTGATGCGCCAGTCGAGCCAGGGAATCTGCGTGCCGGTGTTGGTGCCGGTGTTTTTCTCGTCGAAGGTTTCGACGGCGTTGTGGCGCAGCGGGCCCATCGCTGTTGCCCCGACCGTCGCCTCACGCAGGATATCTTCCAGTTCGCCGAGCAGCGGGAAATTGGCGCCCGCCTCGATGAAATACTGGATGACGCCGGTGTCCTGGCAACTCGGGCGATTCAGCTTGTCGGCCGCTTCCTGATTGCCGTGCATCGAGTCGTAGATCGACTTGGCCAGTGGATTGGTTTCCAACGTGCGCAGGTCGGCCAGCTTTGCCTTCACGTCCTTGGGCAGGCGCTTGCCGATGTACGACGTGAATTTGGCCATGGTGTCCGTCAAGGACTGTACTGCTGCTTCCTTGTCCATTGGGTGCTCCTTTGAAATTTGTTGGGGTGGGGGAGGGGTTAGTGCGCTGCGGCTTCGGCGGTGTTGGCCATCGCTGGTTTCTGCGAACGGCCCAGTAGCAGTGTCAGAACGGCAGAGATCACGAGCAGGCCGGCGACGAAGTAAAGGCCGCCGGCATAGCTGCCGGTCTGATCCTTGACCCAGCCGATCATGGCCGGGCCGGCGAAGCCGCCGAGGTTGCCGATCGAGTTGATGGTGGCGATCCCGGTGGCAGCTGCGGCGCCGGACAGGAACATGGTCGGCATGCTCCACAGGGGCGGCTTGGCGCAGCTGATGCCGACGTTGACGATGGTCAGCGCGGCAATCAGGCCGACCACGCTGTTGGCGCCGGCGGCGATGACCAGGCCGATGGCGGCGGCCAGGCATGCCAGGATGACGTGCCAGGTACGTTCGCCGGTGCGGTCCGAATGGCGCGACCACAAGACCATGGCGACGACCGAGACGATGGGCGGAATAGCGTTCAGGAAACCGACAGTCATCGACGAGACGCCCAACTGTTTGATGATTTGCGGTGCCCAAATGCCGAGTGTGTACAAGCCGGCCGAGGTGCCGAAATAGATCATCGCCAGGGCGAGTACGCGAGGATTGGCCAGGCCAGCCAGGACGCCGTGTTTGGCACCGTCACCCTTGGCGGCATTTTCGGCATTCATCGCATTCACCAGCCAGGCGCGCTCGTTGTCCGGCAGCCACTTGGCCTTTTCCGGGCGGTCGGTCATGTAGAAGAAAACCACCACGCCGAGAATCAGCGCCGGGATCGCTTCGAGGATGAACATCCACTGCCAGCCGGCCAGCCCCATCACGCCATTCATTTCGAGCAGTGCGGCGGAAACCGGCGAGCCCAGCGCGGTGGAGATCGGTGCCGCGGCCATGAAGAAGGCCGTCACGCCAGCCCGATGCCGGGCTGGGAACCAGTAGCTGAGATACAGGATGATGCCGGGGAAGAAACCGGCCTCGGCGGCGCCGAGCAGGAAACGCATCACGTAGAAGCTGGTTGGCCCCTCGACAAAGGCCATGCAGCCCGAAATGATTCCCCAGGTGACCATCACGCGGGCAATCCAGAGTCGTGCGCCGACTTTGTGCAAAATGATGTTGGAGGGGACTTCGAACATGAAGTAACCCCAGAAAAAAATGCCTGCGCCAAAGCCGAGGATGGATGCGGTAAAACCCAGGTCCTGCTTCATGGTCAGGGCCGCAAAACCGATATTGACTCGATCCAGGTAGGCAACGAAATACAGCAGCATGATGAAGGGCACGATGCGCCAGGTAATTCGGCGCAAGGTCCTTTTCTCGATATCCATTTCCATTTTTGTCTCCGTTATATGTTGCGTGGAGCGGAGATTAGGATCTTTTGAAAATAGATGAATCGATGTAAAGTTAATTCATCATTGCAAAAAACTTAATAATGAATACCGATTCCGAACTGGCGTTTTTCTGTCTGCTGATCAAACAGGGCAGCCTTGCAGCAACAGCGCGAGAGCTGAACCTGACGCCGCCGGCGGTCTCTCGTCGCCTGACGCAACTGGAGGAGCGCCTTGGCGTACGTCTGCTGAACCGGACGACACGGCGGATCAGTCTGACCAGTGAGGGGGAGGTTTATTTCGAAAATGCGCAACGCATCCTGAGCGATATCGACGACATGGAGCGCCTGGTTTCAAGCAGCCGGGCGGCCCCGAAAGGCTTGTTGCGGGTCAACGCACCGCTGGGTTTCGGCCGTTCCTACATTGGCCCGGCAATTTCGGCATTCACGAGGATGTATCCGGATGTCGAGGTTCAACTGCACCTGACCGACCGTCCGATCAGCCTGCCGGACGAGGCGGTCGATGTCTCGATTCGTTTCGGTGATCTGCCTGACTCGCGCCTGATTGCCAAGAAGGTTGCTGCCAATCGACGACTGCTCTGCGCCTCGCCGGCTTATTTGCGTGCTGCCGGCCAGCCGGTCTACCCGCACGACCTGACGCAACATCGCTGCATCGTCCTGCGCCAGAACGAATCAGCCTATGGCCACTGGCGCCTGATCAAGGGGAAACAGACGGAAACCATCAAGGTGCATGGCAAATTGAGTACCAATGATGGCGAAGTTGCACTCAACTGGGCGCTGGAAGGTCACGGCATCCTGATGCGTGCCGAGTGGGATGTCGCCAAATATCTGCGCAGCGGCCGCCTGGTGCAATTGCTGGCGGATTACGATACGCCCGCTGCCGACGTTTATGCGGTCTATCTCGAACGTCTGAACCTGTCGGCCAAGGTGGCTTATTTTGTCGAGCATCTGCGCGATTACCTGAGCCAGCATGCCGATAGTCCGAATCAGAGCCGTTCCAGCTGGTAATCGGGTTCCTGCTTTTTTCCTTTGCCTGCCAGTCAGTTAGGGCGCTCAGTCGGTTTCGGGTAAAATCACTTTTTTTTCCCAGCGGACTTCTTCCGCGCCTGGCAGATTTCTCCCGACCATGACCCAGACTACTTCCCTTTCCTACCGTGATGCCGGCGTCGATATCGATGCGGGCGATGCCCTCGTCGATCGTATCAAGCCGCTTGCCAAAAAAACCCTGCGCGAAGGCGTGCTCGGCGGCATCGGCGGTTTTGGCGCCCTGTTCGAAGTGCCGAAGCGCTACAAGGAGCCGGTGCTTGTGTCCGGTACCGATGGCGTCGGCACCAAGCTCAAGCTGGCTTTCGAACTGAATCGCCATGACACCGTTGGCCAGGATCTGGTCGCCATGAGCGTCAATGACATCCTGGTGCTCGGTGCCGAATCGCTCTTCTTCCTCGATTACTTCGCCTGCGGCAAGCTCGATGTAGACACCGCCGCTTCCGTCGTTGGCGGTATCGCCAAGGGTTGCGAACTGGCCGGCTGCGCCCTGATCGGTGGCGAAACCGCCGAAATGCCGGGCATGTACCCGGCGGGCGAATACGATCTGGCTGGTTTTGCGGTCGGCGTTGTCGAAAAGTCCAAGGCGATCGACGGCAAGACCATTGCGCCGGGTGACGTTGTGCTCGGCCTGGCTTCTTCCGGCGCCCACTCCAACGGCTACTCGCTGGTCCGCAAGATCATCGAACGCTCCAATCCGGACATGAATGCTCCGTTCGACGGCGACCGTTCGCTGGCCGACGTCGTCATGGCGCCGACCCGTATCTACGTCAAGCAGGTGCTGGCGACGATGGAGAAGGTCAATATCAAGGGCATGGCTCACATCACCGGTGGCGGCTTGCTTGAAAACGTGCCGCGCGTGCTGCCGGAAAACACCGTGGCCGAACTGACCAAGGCTGCCTGGCCGCGTCCGAAGCTGTTCGACTGGATGCAGAAGGAAGGCAACGTTGCCGAAAACGAAATGCATCGCACCTTCAACTGCGGTATCGGCCTGGTGGTCGTCGTTGCCGCTGCCGATGCCGCTGCTGCATTGGCCGAACTGAAGGCACAGGGCGAAGCGGTTTATCAAATTGGTGTCATTCGGGCCCGCCAGGGTGACGAAGCGCAGACCCTCGTGGTCTGACCGGTTGCGGTGGGTCGCGGCATTCGTCTGCGGCCTGCTGTTACTGAATGGTTCGCCGGCTGTCTGGGCAGCGAACAAGAAACCACCGGCCAGGCCGGTGGTCGGTAAATCCGTCAAGGCCGTTGCAGGCAGGGCGGTTGCCAGGCCGTCATCGGTCAAATCATCGAAAAAAACCAAAAAGAAGCAGCGTGCAGCCAGGGCGACCTTTGCCGAGGTCGGGCAGGCCGACATCATTGAGTCGGAGAGCGTCGGACTGAAAGGTTCTGCCAGCTTTTACGGCCATGGTTTTCGGGGGCGTAAAACCTCGACCGGCGAATCCTTCGATGTCAGGAAGTTCACCGCGGCAAGCAATCATTTTCCACTCGGTTCGATGGTGGCTGTGCGCCGCCTCGACAATGACCTGTGTGCCATCGTCAAGGTTAACGACCGGATGCATGCCAAACACCGGCAGCGAGTCATCGATGTCTCGCGCGGCGTTGCTGAATATCTCGAAATGCTGCGCGCCGGTGTCGTGCTGGTGCGGGTTGCGGCCATGAAACATGGTTGGGAAAGGCAGGGCATGGCGGCATGTCATGCGGCATTCGAGATTGAAAAAGAATGCCTTTCCTGCGGTCGACCGCCGCGTTTGCCGGAAATCGGTACTGAGGTGCCGGGGCGGGAATAAGTCGTATGTAAGTGGTCTATTGAAAATTTGCCTAATTTGACAAAACACCTTGTCAGCTGCGGCCAAGCAAAGGAAAATGGATTTTCCAAAGTCATTTTGCCGAGGCTTTCAATGGATGCTGCATTGCGTGTTTATGCCGTCGACGATGATCAACTGATTCTCGATATCCTGACGGGTATTCTTGATGGTTTTTGCCAGCTTGAAACCTTCAGTTCCGGCGACCTTTGCCTGAAACGCGTCGCCGAACAAAAGCCCGATCTTTTTTTACTCGATGTCTCGATGCCGGAAATCGACGGTTATGCCCTGTGCCGTCATCTCAAGGAAGATTGGGATACGCAGGACGTTCCGGTTTATTTCGTGTCCGGCCATGACGATATCGAGACGCGCCTGATTTGTTACGAAGCAGGGGGCGACGATTTCATCATCAAGCCTTTTGAACCAGCCGAACTGCAGCGCAAGCTGGCGGTTGCCGGGCGCTTGCTGGCTGAAAAGAAGGCGCTCCACGAGCAGGCTGGCTATGCCCAGAAAACCGCCATGTCAGCCATGGTCAGCATGGGCGAACTGGGGGTCGTGCTGCAATTTCTGAGCAAGTCCTTTGCCTGCGCAACGGCTGATGAACTGGCTGCCGCCGTGCTTGAGGCGATGCAGCAATACGATTTGCAGGCCGCGGTTCAGTTCCGGTTGGGGGGCGAGGTGTTGTCGGTCAGCCAGAACGGGGTCAACCTGCCGCTTGAGGTGTCGGTACTCAACCATGTGCAGCACTCTGGCCGGATTTTTCATTTCAAATCGCGTTGCGTCTTCAACTACGGCCAGGTCACCTTGATGGTGAACAACATGCCGGTCGATGATGCCGACCGTTGTGGCCGGATTCGCGATAACGGTGCTTTGCTGGCCGAAGGTGCCGAGGCCCGCTTGCGCGCCATCGAGCTGGAAATCCTGACCCAGCGCCGGCGTAGCGGCATCGAGTCAGCCTTGCCGCGCCTGCATGACACGCTGGATGCCGTGCAGTCGAATTACCGGCGCAATTGTTTTTCGCTGACCCAGGTAATGATCGAGTTTCAGGAAGCCTTGATGAAATCCTATGTGCACCTCGGCTTGACCGAAGACCAGGAGGAGCGCATGACGGCGATGGCCAGTGAGTTCATGCAGCGCATGGTCGGAACGCAGGACGAAAGCCTGCAGATCGTCGGCCAGCTTGAAGCCTTGGCCAAGAGCCTGGAGGGTTTGCTCAGGAAGTAAGGAATTCGCTGACGCGCCGGGCGACTTGTTCGCTCAGCGCGGCATCGAGGCAGTCAAACTGTTCGGATTCGAACGAGTTGGTCAGCCAGGTGATTTGTCGCTTGGCCAACTGGCGCGTGGCGAAGATGCCGCGGTCGCGCAATTCCTTCTTCGGCAGCAGGCCATCCTGGGCTTCCCAGGTCTGGCGATAACCGACACAGCGCATCGATGGCAGGCCGAGATTCAGTTGGTATTTTTCGCGCAAGCGCCGGACTTCTTCATCCAGGCCACCGAGCAGCATTTCATCGAAGCGCCGGGCGATACGTTCGTGCAGCACGGCGCGGTCTGACGGCAGCAGGCTGATCGAGAGAAAGTCGTAGGCCGGTTTTTGCTGTTCGCTCTCGGCCAGCAGTTCGGACATCGGCCGGCCGCTCAGGCGGCAGACTTCGAGTGCCCGTTGCAGGCGCTGGCTATCGGTCGTGTGCAGGCGTGCTGCGGTCGACGGGTCGAGCAGGGCCAATTTGGCATGCATTGCCGGCCAGCCTTCGCGTGCCGCTTCGGCATCGATTTCGGTGCGCAGTGCGGCATCGGCCTGCGGCAGTTCGGCCAGGCCATTGAGCAAGGCGCGAAAGTAAAGCATGGTTCCACCGACCAGAACGGGGACCTTGCCGGCTTGCGTGATCTGCGCCATGGCGGCCAGCGCATCGGCCCGGAAACGGGCTGCCGAATAGCTTTCTTCCGGCGAA
It encodes:
- the ttdB gene encoding L(+)-tartrate dehydratase subunit beta; this encodes MKKILTTPIKDEDLADLKVGDVVYLTGRLVTCRDVAHRRLIEQGRELPVNLEGGAIFHAGPIVRKKDDGNFEMVSIGPTTSMRMEKFEREFIKQTGVKLIVGKGGMGPETVAGCQEGVAVHAIFPGGCAVLAATQVEEIEGYEWPDLGMPETLWINRVKEFGPLIISIDTHGNNLISQNKVGFNEKKKPVLERISQQLSFIK
- the ttdA gene encoding L(+)-tartrate dehydratase subunit alpha, with amino-acid sequence MDKEAAVQSLTDTMAKFTSYIGKRLPKDVKAKLADLRTLETNPLAKSIYDSMHGNQEAADKLNRPSCQDTGVIQYFIEAGANFPLLGELEDILREATVGATAMGPLRHNAVETFDEKNTGTNTGTQIPWLDWRITPELDSCTIDVYMAGGGCTLPGAAKVLMPGQGYEGVAEFVMDVITERGVNACPPLLVGVGVSTSVETAARLSKLAILRPVDSKSSNTKAALMEELLEQGLNEIGIGPQGLTGNNSVMGVNIESSARHPSTIGVAVNTGCWAHRRGKIKINADMSYEIISHEGVVL
- a CDS encoding MFS transporter, with translation MEMDIEKRTLRRITWRIVPFIMLLYFVAYLDRVNIGFAALTMKQDLGFTASILGFGAGIFFWGYFMFEVPSNIILHKVGARLWIARVMVTWGIISGCMAFVEGPTSFYVMRFLLGAAEAGFFPGIILYLSYWFPARHRAGVTAFFMAAAPISTALGSPVSAALLEMNGVMGLAGWQWMFILEAIPALILGVVVFFYMTDRPEKAKWLPDNERAWLVNAMNAENAAKGDGAKHGVLAGLANPRVLALAMIYFGTSAGLYTLGIWAPQIIKQLGVSSMTVGFLNAIPPIVSVVAMVLWSRHSDRTGERTWHVILACLAAAIGLVIAAGANSVVGLIAALTIVNVGISCAKPPLWSMPTMFLSGAAAATGIATINSIGNLGGFAGPAMIGWVKDQTGSYAGGLYFVAGLLVISAVLTLLLGRSQKPAMANTAEAAAH
- a CDS encoding LysR family transcriptional regulator, giving the protein MNTDSELAFFCLLIKQGSLAATARELNLTPPAVSRRLTQLEERLGVRLLNRTTRRISLTSEGEVYFENAQRILSDIDDMERLVSSSRAAPKGLLRVNAPLGFGRSYIGPAISAFTRMYPDVEVQLHLTDRPISLPDEAVDVSIRFGDLPDSRLIAKKVAANRRLLCASPAYLRAAGQPVYPHDLTQHRCIVLRQNESAYGHWRLIKGKQTETIKVHGKLSTNDGEVALNWALEGHGILMRAEWDVAKYLRSGRLVQLLADYDTPAADVYAVYLERLNLSAKVAYFVEHLRDYLSQHADSPNQSRSSW
- the purM gene encoding phosphoribosylformylglycinamidine cyclo-ligase; protein product: MTQTTSLSYRDAGVDIDAGDALVDRIKPLAKKTLREGVLGGIGGFGALFEVPKRYKEPVLVSGTDGVGTKLKLAFELNRHDTVGQDLVAMSVNDILVLGAESLFFLDYFACGKLDVDTAASVVGGIAKGCELAGCALIGGETAEMPGMYPAGEYDLAGFAVGVVEKSKAIDGKTIAPGDVVLGLASSGAHSNGYSLVRKIIERSNPDMNAPFDGDRSLADVVMAPTRIYVKQVLATMEKVNIKGMAHITGGGLLENVPRVLPENTVAELTKAAWPRPKLFDWMQKEGNVAENEMHRTFNCGIGLVVVVAAADAAAALAELKAQGEAVYQIGVIRARQGDEAQTLVV
- a CDS encoding septal ring lytic transglycosylase RlpA family protein, which gives rise to MRWVAAFVCGLLLLNGSPAVWAANKKPPARPVVGKSVKAVAGRAVARPSSVKSSKKTKKKQRAARATFAEVGQADIIESESVGLKGSASFYGHGFRGRKTSTGESFDVRKFTAASNHFPLGSMVAVRRLDNDLCAIVKVNDRMHAKHRQRVIDVSRGVAEYLEMLRAGVVLVRVAAMKHGWERQGMAACHAAFEIEKECLSCGRPPRLPEIGTEVPGRE
- a CDS encoding response regulator — translated: MDAALRVYAVDDDQLILDILTGILDGFCQLETFSSGDLCLKRVAEQKPDLFLLDVSMPEIDGYALCRHLKEDWDTQDVPVYFVSGHDDIETRLICYEAGGDDFIIKPFEPAELQRKLAVAGRLLAEKKALHEQAGYAQKTAMSAMVSMGELGVVLQFLSKSFACATADELAAAVLEAMQQYDLQAAVQFRLGGEVLSVSQNGVNLPLEVSVLNHVQHSGRIFHFKSRCVFNYGQVTLMVNNMPVDDADRCGRIRDNGALLAEGAEARLRAIELEILTQRRRSGIESALPRLHDTLDAVQSNYRRNCFSLTQVMIEFQEALMKSYVHLGLTEDQEERMTAMASEFMQRMVGTQDESLQIVGQLEALAKSLEGLLRK
- the miaA gene encoding tRNA (adenosine(37)-N6)-dimethylallyltransferase MiaA encodes the protein MNSPRLPPAILIMGPTASGKTAAAMALADRFPVELISVDSAQVFRDMDVGTAKPDKATLSRYPHHLIDLISPEESYSAARFRADALAAMAQITQAGKVPVLVGGTMLYFRALLNGLAELPQADAALRTEIDAEAAREGWPAMHAKLALLDPSTAARLHTTDSQRLQRALEVCRLSGRPMSELLAESEQQKPAYDFLSISLLPSDRAVLHERIARRFDEMLLGGLDEEVRRLREKYQLNLGLPSMRCVGYRQTWEAQDGLLPKKELRDRGIFATRQLAKRQITWLTNSFESEQFDCLDAALSEQVARRVSEFLTS